A stretch of Helicobacter pylori DNA encodes these proteins:
- a CDS encoding RluA family pseudouridine synthase — MQKVFIAPTHYKRIDEFLAKELQISKNQVLNLIKEGLVFCQKKEVKKGGLALKEGDAITLLTPKITPKSLKRGLDLEIEVIFEDEDLLVLNKPPNLVVHKAPSVKEPTLVDWLKSQNYELSNLGSKERYGIVHRLDKDTSGGIVIAKNNFTHVHLSEQLKTKTMGRYYIALLSTPLKEEKMSVECYLARNPNNRLKMIALKAAKKEKSRYSKSEFTSLLTSQNGMDLIGAKLFTGRTHQIRAHLEYLNRHIIGDNLYGLNGALSKEDIRIMLHAYLIEFKHPRSEQKLRFKVPLLKDMLEYLKKVFDKENLDEVLDEEKILHAFIAK, encoded by the coding sequence ATGCAAAAAGTTTTCATCGCCCCTACCCATTACAAACGCATTGATGAATTTTTAGCCAAAGAATTGCAAATTTCTAAAAACCAGGTATTGAATTTGATTAAAGAGGGGTTAGTGTTTTGTCAAAAAAAGGAGGTCAAAAAAGGGGGGCTAGCCTTAAAAGAGGGCGATGCAATCACGCTTTTAACGCCCAAAATCACGCCCAAATCCTTAAAAAGAGGGCTTGATTTAGAAATAGAAGTCATTTTTGAAGATGAAGACTTGTTAGTGTTGAATAAGCCCCCTAATTTAGTCGTCCATAAAGCCCCAAGCGTGAAAGAGCCTACTTTAGTGGATTGGTTAAAATCTCAAAATTACGAGCTTTCTAATTTGGGCTCAAAAGAGCGCTATGGGATTGTGCATCGTTTGGATAAGGACACGAGCGGAGGGATTGTCATCGCTAAAAACAATTTTACCCATGTTCATTTGAGCGAGCAACTCAAAACTAAAACAATGGGGCGCTATTATATCGCCTTGCTTTCAACGCCCTTAAAAGAAGAAAAAATGAGCGTGGAATGCTATTTGGCAAGAAACCCTAATAACCGCTTAAAAATGATAGCGCTCAAAGCGGCTAAAAAAGAAAAAAGCCGTTATTCTAAAAGCGAATTTACTAGCTTGCTGACTTCTCAAAATGGCATGGATTTGATAGGGGCTAAACTATTCACTGGGCGCACGCACCAGATCAGAGCGCATTTAGAATATTTGAACAGACACATCATAGGCGATAATCTTTACGGGCTTAATGGGGCGCTTTCTAAAGAAGACATAAGAATCATGTTGCATGCCTATTTGATAGAGTTCAAACACCCCAGAAGCGAGCAAAAACTGCGCTTTAAAGTTCCCCTATTAAAGGATATGTTAGAATATCTTAAAAAAGTTTTTGACAAGGAGAATTTAGATGAGGTCTTGGATGAAGAAAAAATACTTCACGCTTTTATTGCAAAGTAG
- a CDS encoding fibronectin type III domain-containing protein, giving the protein MKKKYFTLLLQSSVVLAVFIGCSSTRNHTFSALNNQENIDTKLPVVHSVKTINDVSSVGFEWPKIADTYDIDGFILYRLKKDSKLKRIATIKNPYATHYYDEGLETESSYTYQLATYKGDKISNLSDPILVKTSFINPVESVFASLEYPKSVKVFWSPHPNPSVSKYIIQRQNKDGKFLNVGAVKNRLFVEFFDKDLEDGQKYRYQVIAENFMGDKSRPSVIVEGKTKDLPKEITNVRVSQNLTRHIELSWDKSTQEDVIAYRIYASNNRNDKYKFIAQTTNTSYVDKIEKDNLTRYYKVVALDKTHLEGALPKEPAMGETADRPEAPIITKGTIQDSSAFIQWENNPSAKIATYAVYRFEANSKTPLRFGNITKNQFVDKDMKVGVAYRYQVVSVDKDGLESHPSKEVRLFLER; this is encoded by the coding sequence ATGAAGAAAAAATACTTCACGCTTTTATTGCAAAGTAGTGTGGTATTAGCGGTTTTTATAGGGTGTTCTTCTACCAGGAATCATACTTTTTCAGCCCTTAATAATCAAGAAAATATAGATACTAAGCTTCCGGTAGTCCATTCTGTTAAAACCATTAACGATGTGAGTTCAGTGGGTTTTGAATGGCCTAAAATCGCTGATACTTATGATATTGATGGGTTTATTTTGTATCGTTTGAAAAAAGACTCCAAGCTTAAAAGAATCGCTACGATTAAAAACCCTTATGCGACCCATTATTATGATGAGGGGCTAGAAACAGAGAGTTCTTACACTTACCAATTAGCCACTTACAAGGGCGATAAAATTTCTAATCTTTCAGACCCCATTCTAGTAAAAACCTCTTTTATCAATCCTGTAGAAAGCGTGTTTGCAAGCCTTGAATACCCTAAAAGCGTGAAAGTCTTTTGGAGCCCACACCCAAATCCCAGCGTTTCTAAATACATTATTCAAAGGCAGAATAAAGACGGCAAATTTTTAAATGTAGGGGCTGTAAAAAACCGCTTATTCGTGGAGTTTTTTGATAAAGATTTAGAAGATGGGCAAAAATACCGCTACCAAGTCATTGCTGAAAATTTCATGGGGGATAAATCCAGGCCTAGCGTGATAGTGGAGGGGAAAACCAAAGATTTACCCAAAGAAATCACTAACGTTAGAGTGAGCCAAAACCTCACACGACACATTGAATTGAGTTGGGATAAATCCACCCAAGAAGATGTGATAGCTTATCGCATTTACGCTTCCAATAACCGCAACGATAAATACAAATTCATCGCTCAAACCACCAACACTTCCTATGTGGATAAAATAGAAAAAGACAACCTCACGCGCTATTATAAAGTCGTCGCCCTTGATAAAACGCATCTTGAAGGGGCGTTACCCAAAGAGCCTGCCATGGGTGAGACCGCTGACAGGCCCGAAGCCCCTATCATCACTAAAGGGACTATTCAAGACTCTTCAGCTTTCATTCAATGGGAAAATAACCCAAGCGCTAAAATAGCCACTTATGCGGTGTATCGCTTTGAAGCCAATTCTAAAACCCCTTTGCGCTTTGGGAATATCACCAAAAACCAATTCGTGGATAAAGACATGAAAGTGGGCGTGGCTTACCGCTATCAAGTGGTGAGCGTGGATAAAGATGGTTTAGAGTCGCACCCAAGCAAAGAAGTGCGTTTGTTTTTAGAGCGCTAA
- the trmB gene encoding tRNA (guanosine(46)-N7)-methyltransferase TrmB — translation MPHFLAKLDSKPLEYPLIEGDFCFHKEFLSLKNPTKSCVYASFKDRIFLLQKIRRAGDFLIKSEKATPLKREVLKQALRIYSQSFEVISHNLQENSKHASQKKALDLEVFEDFIQKNQAPILVEIGFGSGRHLIELAKNNPTKTCLGIEIHTPSIAQALKQIELLDLKNLHILQGDGRLILESMPNYKCEKIFVHFPVPWNEKKHRRVLSEKFLNEALRVLKPKGFLELRTDDGLYFEDSLKLALKNFQCEIEIKKNAQIPVVSKYEVRWNKLKKDIYDLRIYSLELDETPFDNHAFDFSFDTITMSKKSVGAILKTPKIIQEGYFVHVCNIYENKGDFLVELSMGDFDWPVRLFVLLAENQIFYLNKSPLKTLNNHKAHLLLQNILSQKGIG, via the coding sequence ATGCCCCATTTTTTAGCCAAGCTAGACTCCAAGCCTTTAGAATACCCCTTAATTGAAGGGGATTTTTGTTTTCATAAGGAATTTTTAAGCTTAAAAAACCCCACTAAAAGCTGTGTGTATGCGAGTTTTAAGGATCGCATTTTTTTATTGCAAAAAATCCGGCGAGCGGGTGATTTTTTAATCAAAAGCGAAAAAGCAACGCCCTTAAAAAGGGAGGTTTTAAAACAAGCTTTAAGGATTTATTCGCAATCTTTTGAAGTCATTTCGCATAATTTGCAAGAAAATTCTAAACATGCGAGCCAAAAAAAAGCCCTTGATTTAGAGGTTTTTGAAGACTTTATTCAAAAAAATCAAGCCCCTATTTTAGTAGAAATTGGTTTTGGGAGTGGGAGGCATTTGATAGAACTAGCCAAAAACAACCCCACTAAAACATGCTTAGGGATAGAGATTCACACCCCATCTATCGCGCAAGCGTTAAAGCAAATTGAATTGTTGGATTTAAAAAATCTGCACATCTTGCAAGGCGATGGCCGTTTGATTTTAGAGAGCATGCCAAATTATAAGTGCGAAAAAATTTTTGTGCATTTCCCTGTGCCATGGAATGAGAAAAAACACCGCCGGGTGCTAAGCGAAAAATTTTTAAACGAAGCTTTAAGGGTTTTAAAGCCTAAAGGGTTTTTGGAATTACGCACCGATGATGGTCTTTATTTTGAAGACAGCCTAAAATTAGCCCTAAAAAATTTTCAATGCGAGATAGAAATCAAAAAAAACGCTCAAATCCCGGTTGTCAGCAAGTATGAAGTGCGTTGGAACAAACTCAAAAAAGATATTTATGATTTAAGAATTTATTCTTTAGAATTGGATGAAACCCCTTTTGATAACCATGCATTTGATTTTTCTTTTGATACAATAACAATGAGTAAAAAGAGCGTTGGAGCGATTTTAAAAACCCCAAAAATCATCCAAGAGGGGTATTTTGTGCATGTTTGTAATATTTATGAGAATAAGGGGGATTTTTTAGTGGAATTGAGTATGGGGGATTTTGATTGGCCTGTGCGTTTGTTTGTTTTATTGGCAGAAAATCAGATTTTTTACCTCAATAAAAGCCCCTTAAAAACTTTAAACAACCACAAAGCGCATCTTTTGCTTCAAAATATCCTAAGCCAAAAGGGAATTGGATGA
- a CDS encoding ABC transporter ATP-binding protein, translated as MSVIIAANNLCLQYQQNEPVIKHANLHIKRKDFVFISGPSGSGKSTLLRSFYGDLKLFSGKLEVCNINMNNASKSTILDLRKNIGVVFQDYKLIQDYTIEQNIKLPMVICGIKKEECHLQLEKLLGHIDLRHKANRYPKELSGGEQQRVAMARAMANCPELILADEPTGNLDDYSSDKIWSLLRGMNTQLNATIVVVTHKFPKNFSAYHRKFYIEEGEVYEYS; from the coding sequence ATGAGTGTGATCATCGCAGCGAACAATCTATGCTTACAATACCAGCAAAACGAACCGGTCATTAAGCATGCTAATTTGCACATCAAACGGAAGGATTTTGTGTTCATTTCAGGGCCTAGCGGGAGCGGTAAAAGCACACTTTTGCGTTCGTTTTATGGGGATTTAAAACTTTTTAGTGGCAAGTTAGAAGTTTGCAATATCAACATGAATAACGCTTCAAAATCAACGATTTTAGATTTGCGTAAAAATATTGGCGTGGTTTTCCAAGATTATAAATTGATCCAAGATTACACGATTGAGCAAAATATCAAACTACCCATGGTCATTTGCGGAATCAAAAAAGAAGAATGCCATTTGCAGCTAGAAAAACTTTTGGGGCATATTGATTTACGCCATAAGGCTAACCGCTACCCCAAAGAGCTCAGTGGGGGCGAACAACAGCGAGTGGCTATGGCTAGGGCTATGGCGAACTGCCCTGAACTCATTTTAGCCGATGAACCTACCGGGAATTTAGACGATTATTCTAGCGATAAAATCTGGAGCTTGTTAAGGGGCATGAACACGCAATTAAACGCTACGATCGTGGTGGTTACGCACAAATTCCCTAAAAATTTTAGCGCTTATCACCGAAAATTTTACATAGAAGAGGGGGAAGTTTATGAATACTCTTAA
- a CDS encoding FtsX-like permease family protein — translation MNTLKKHLAFIIPLVALLFSLECVLFINQAIEQKEKKLIEDYSVVLASTQKLGLELLRQNFSEITALKEIDPNYSLEPLQKTLGTDGLKELRKNLPFFYSLQLSTFPTQERLENIKEKLLKIPGVQKVEVFAKTYMQVYDLLSFIKAAVYIFALVVFVLSVLLMFKQVRIWIYQYHERLEIMDLLGASVSFKNGFLYKIALMDSLIASFLAPMLMLYITSQKGFEKTMDTLGIIGGAFVLNHFLWGLLFSLVVSFVSVLLVAWRTRHV, via the coding sequence ATGAATACTCTTAAAAAGCATTTAGCCTTTATCATTCCCCTAGTGGCGTTATTGTTTAGCTTGGAATGTGTGTTGTTTATCAATCAAGCGATAGAACAAAAAGAAAAAAAATTGATTGAAGATTATTCAGTCGTGTTGGCCAGCACGCAAAAATTAGGCTTGGAATTGTTGCGTCAAAATTTTAGTGAAATCACGGCTTTAAAAGAAATTGATCCTAATTATTCTTTAGAGCCTCTTCAAAAAACTTTAGGCACAGACGGGCTTAAGGAATTAAGAAAGAATTTACCCTTTTTTTATTCTTTACAACTTTCCACATTCCCCACTCAAGAGCGTTTAGAAAACATTAAAGAAAAATTGCTCAAAATCCCTGGCGTTCAAAAAGTTGAAGTCTTTGCCAAAACTTACATGCAAGTGTATGATCTCTTGAGTTTTATTAAAGCAGCGGTCTATATCTTTGCGTTAGTGGTCTTTGTTTTATCGGTTTTATTGATGTTTAAGCAAGTCCGCATCTGGATCTATCAATACCATGAGAGATTAGAGATCATGGATTTATTAGGGGCTTCGGTGTCTTTTAAAAACGGGTTTTTGTATAAAATAGCTTTAATGGATTCTCTAATCGCTAGTTTTTTAGCCCCCATGCTCATGCTTTATATCACTTCGCAAAAAGGTTTTGAAAAAACGATGGATACTTTGGGTATTATAGGAGGCGCGTTTGTTTTAAACCATTTTTTATGGGGACTGCTTTTTAGCCTTGTGGTCTCATTTGTTTCTGTTTTACTTGTAGCTTGGAGGACTAGACATGTATAA
- a CDS encoding murein hydrolase activator EnvC family protein — MYKLGVFLLATLLSANTQKVSDIAKDIQHKETLLKKTHEEKNQLNSRLSSLGEAIRSKELQKVEMERQMIALKKSLEKNRNESLAQEKVLTNYRKSLDHLQKQRSSLQKRVFDTLLEDFLFSQALKGQNLASSNDVILQVAFENLHQSTLSKMSQLSQEEKDLNTQALKVKSSIQKISSVIDEQKTREATLKSLQTEQNKLILSMQKDYAIYNQRLTLLEKERQNLNALLKRLNIIKQNRENEERVSLKKSSQALEVKQVASSYQNINTTSYNGPKTIAPLNDYEVVQKFGPYIDPVYNLKIFSESITLVSKTPNALVRNVLDGKIVFAKEINMLKKVVIIEHKNGIRTIYSQLDKIAPTIKSGMRIQKGYVLGRIDQRLGFEVTMREKHINPLELIARN, encoded by the coding sequence ATGTATAAATTAGGGGTGTTTTTGTTAGCCACCTTACTATCAGCTAACACGCAAAAAGTGAGCGATATTGCTAAAGATATCCAACATAAAGAAACCCTCTTGAAAAAAACCCATGAAGAAAAAAACCAACTAAACAGCCGTTTGAGTTCTTTAGGCGAAGCGATCCGCTCTAAAGAGCTTCAAAAGGTTGAGATGGAGCGCCAAATGATCGCTTTAAAAAAGAGTCTTGAAAAAAATCGTAACGAAAGTTTGGCTCAAGAAAAAGTCCTAACCAACTACCGTAAGTCTTTAGATCATTTGCAAAAACAGCGATCATCTTTACAAAAGAGGGTGTTTGATACGCTTTTAGAGGATTTTCTTTTTTCACAAGCCCTAAAGGGGCAGAATTTAGCCTCTTCTAATGATGTGATTTTACAAGTAGCGTTTGAAAACTTGCACCAAAGCACTCTGTCTAAAATGTCGCAACTAAGCCAAGAAGAAAAAGATCTCAATACGCAAGCTTTAAAAGTCAAAAGCAGCATTCAAAAAATCTCCTCTGTCATAGATGAGCAAAAAACTCGTGAAGCAACCTTAAAATCCTTGCAAACCGAACAGAATAAGCTCATTTTGAGCATGCAAAAAGACTATGCGATCTATAACCAACGGCTAACCCTTTTAGAAAAAGAACGCCAGAATTTAAACGCTCTTTTAAAACGCTTGAATATCATCAAACAAAACAGAGAAAATGAAGAGAGGGTCAGTTTGAAAAAATCTTCTCAAGCTTTAGAAGTCAAACAAGTGGCTAGCTCTTATCAAAATATCAACACCACGAGCTATAACGGGCCAAAAACGATCGCTCCTTTGAACGATTATGAAGTGGTACAAAAATTTGGCCCCTATATTGATCCGGTTTATAATTTAAAAATTTTTAGCGAGTCTATCACGCTAGTGTCAAAAACCCCAAACGCTTTGGTGCGTAATGTTTTGGACGGGAAAATCGTGTTCGCTAAAGAAATCAACATGCTTAAAAAAGTCGTTATTATTGAGCATAAAAACGGGATCCGCACGATTTATTCTCAATTGGATAAAATCGCCCCCACCATTAAAAGCGGCATGCGGATCCAAAAAGGCTATGTTTTAGGGCGCATTGATCAACGCTTGGGCTTTGAAGTTACCATGAGAGAAAAACATATTAACCCCTTAGAACTTATCGCACGCAATTAA
- a CDS encoding FlaG family protein, whose protein sequence is MVNEVQGVGIPTSHTSVQTTPTKEISRTNTINTIDESKTTIDPDQYKPKLELLSERLNEEMKRIGTDINFSYNDTIKGLVVSVKDANGDKVIREIPSKEAVELMQRMRDVIGIIFDKRG, encoded by the coding sequence ATGGTCAATGAAGTTCAAGGGGTTGGGATTCCCACATCTCACACAAGCGTTCAAACAACCCCCACAAAAGAGATCAGTCGCACAAATACTATAAACACTATTGATGAATCTAAGACAACGATAGACCCTGATCAATACAAACCCAAACTAGAATTATTGAGCGAGCGTCTGAATGAAGAAATGAAACGCATTGGCACGGATATTAATTTTAGTTATAACGATACGATCAAAGGGTTGGTGGTTTCAGTCAAAGACGCTAATGGGGATAAGGTGATAAGAGAAATACCCTCTAAAGAAGCCGTGGAGCTTATGCAAAGAATGCGCGATGTGATAGGCATCATCTTTGATAAGAGAGGCTAA
- the fliD gene encoding flagellar filament capping protein FliD — protein MAIGSLSSLGLGSKVLNYDVIDKLKDADEKALIAPLDKKMEQNVEKQKALVEIKTLLSSLKGPVKTLSDYSTYISRKSNVTGDALSASVGAGVPIQDIKVDVQNLAQGDINELGAKFSSRDDIFSQVDTTLKFYTQNKDYAVDIKAGMTLGDVAQSITDATNGEVMGIVMKTGGNDPYQLMVNTKNTGEDNRVYFGSHLQSTLTNKNALSLGVDGSGKSEVSLNLKGADGSMHEVPIMLELPESASIKQKNAAIQKAMEQALENDPNFKDLIANGDISIDTLHGGESLIINDRRGGNIEIKGSKAKELGFLQTTTQESDLLKSSRTIKEGKLEGVISLNGQKLDLKALTKEGNTSEENTDAIIQAINAKEGLSAFKNAEGKLVINSKTGMLTIKGEDALGKNSLKDLGLNAGIMQSYEASQNTLFMSKNLQKASDSEFTYNGVSITRPTNEVNDVISGVNITLEQTTEPNKPAIISVSRDNQAIIDSLKEFVKAYNELIPKLDEDTRYDADTKIAGIFNGVGDIRAIRSSLNNVFSYSVHTDNGVESLMKYGLSLDDKGVMSLDEAKLSSALNSNPKATQDFFYGSDSKDMGGREIHQEGIFSKFNQVIANLIDGGNAKLKIYEDSLDRDAKSLTKDKENAQELLKTRYNIMAERFAAYDSQISKANQKFNSVQMMIDQAAAKKN, from the coding sequence ATGGCAATAGGTTCATTAAGCTCATTAGGGCTTGGCAGTAAGGTTTTGAATTACGATGTGATTGACAAGCTTAAGGACGCTGATGAAAAAGCGTTAATCGCCCCACTAGACAAGAAAATGGAGCAAAATGTTGAAAAACAAAAAGCCCTTGTAGAAATTAAAACGCTCCTTTCATCTCTAAAAGGCCCGGTTAAAACGCTTTCAGATTATTCCACTTATATCAGCCGAAAAAGCAATGTTACAGGCGATGCGTTGAGCGCGAGCGTGGGGGCTGGCGTGCCTATTCAGGATATTAAAGTGGATGTGCAAAATTTAGCGCAAGGCGATATTAACGAACTAGGGGCGAAATTTTCTTCAAGAGATGATATTTTTAGTCAAGTGGATACCACGCTCAAATTTTACACGCAAAACAAGGACTACGCCGTTGATATTAAAGCAGGAATGACTTTAGGCGATGTGGCTCAAAGCATCACGGACGCTACCAATGGCGAAGTGATGGGCATTGTGATGAAAACAGGAGGGAATGACCCCTACCAATTAATGGTGAATACCAAAAACACCGGCGAAGACAACCGAGTCTATTTTGGCTCACACCTCCAATCCACGCTCACTAACAAAAACGCCCTTTCTTTGGGGGTTGATGGAAGCGGAAAAAGTGAAGTGAGTTTGAATTTAAAGGGGGCTGATGGGAGCATGCATGAAGTCCCTATCATGCTAGAGCTCCCTGAAAGCGCTTCTATCAAGCAAAAAAACGCGGCGATCCAAAAGGCTATGGAGCAGGCTTTAGAAAATGACCCTAATTTTAAAGATTTGATCGCTAATGGGGATATTTCCATAGACACTCTTCATGGGGGGGAATCTTTAATCATTAATGACAGGCGTGGGGGAAACATTGAAATTAAAGGGAGTAAGGCTAAAGAGCTTGGGTTTTTGCAAACCACCACCCAAGAAAGCGATTTATTAAAAAGCTCTCGCACGATAAAAGAGGGTAAATTAGAAGGGGTAATTAGCTTGAATGGTCAAAAACTGGATTTGAAAGCCTTAACCAAAGAGGGCAACACCAGCGAAGAAAACACAGACGCTATCATTCAAGCGATTAACGCTAAAGAAGGCTTGAGTGCGTTTAAGAACGCCGAAGGCAAGCTTGTGATCAATTCTAAAACCGGAATGCTCACCATTAAGGGCGAGGACGCTTTAGGCAAGAATAGTTTGAAAGATTTGGGTTTGAACGCTGGCATAATGCAATCTTATGAAGCTTCACAAAACACGCTTTTTATGTCTAAAAATTTGCAAAAAGCGAGCGATTCAGAATTCACTTATAATGGGGTGAGCATCACACGCCCCACTAATGAGGTCAATGATGTGATTAGCGGGGTTAATATCACTTTAGAGCAAACCACAGAGCCTAATAAACCTGCCATTATCAGCGTGAGCAGGGACAATCAAGCCATTATAGACAGCCTTAAGGAATTTGTCAAAGCCTATAATGAGCTTATCCCTAAATTAGATGAAGACACGCGTTATGACGCTGACACTAAAATCGCTGGGATTTTCAACGGCGTGGGCGATATTCGTGCAATTCGATCTTCTCTTAATAATGTGTTTTCTTACAGCGTGCATACGGATAATGGGGTAGAAAGCTTGATGAAATACGGGCTTAGTTTAGACGATAAGGGCGTGATGAGTTTGGATGAGGCTAAATTGAGTAGCGCATTAAATTCTAACCCTAAAGCGACTCAAGATTTTTTCTATGGGAGCGATAGCAAGGATATGGGGGGCAGAGAAATCCACCAAGAGGGCATTTTTTCTAAATTCAATCAAGTCATCGCCAATCTCATAGACGGAGGGAACGCTAAATTAAAGATTTATGAAGATTCCCTAGACAGAGACGCTAAAAGCCTGACCAAAGACAAAGAAAACGCTCAAGAGCTTTTAAAAACCCGCTACAACATCATGGCGGAGCGCTTTGCCGCTTATGATAGCCAAATCTCTAAAGCCAATCAAAAATTCAATTCCGTGCAAATGATGATCGATCAAGCGGCGGCTAAAAAGAATTAA
- the fliS gene encoding flagellar export chaperone FliS: MQYANAYQAYQHNRVSVESPAKLIEMLYEGILRFSSQAKRCIENEDIEKKIYYINRVTDIFTELLNILDYEKGGEVAVYLTGLYTHQIKVLTQANVENDASKIDLVLNVARGLLEAWREIHSDELA, translated from the coding sequence ATGCAATACGCTAACGCTTATCAAGCCTACCAGCATAACCGAGTGAGTGTGGAATCCCCGGCAAAACTCATTGAAATGCTTTATGAAGGGATTTTAAGATTTTCTTCGCAAGCCAAACGCTGTATTGAAAATGAAGACATTGAAAAGAAAATTTATTATATTAATAGGGTTACGGATATTTTCACGGAATTGTTGAATATTTTAGATTATGAAAAAGGGGGGGAAGTGGCGGTGTATCTTACAGGCTTATACACCCATCAAATCAAAGTTTTAACGCAGGCCAATGTGGAAAATGATGCGAGCAAGATTGATTTGGTGTTGAATGTGGCTAGGGGGTTGTTAGAAGCATGGAGGGAAATCCATTCAGATGAACTCGCCTAA
- a CDS encoding tRNA threonylcarbamoyladenosine dehydratase, producing the protein MSEPIDRFTRIRWLFKNDFEKIRQQRVLICGVGGVGGFVLDALYRVGIGQITIIDKDVFDVTNQNRQIGSERIGESKVLVLQDLYKGIQALNCRIDEAFLNSFNFRDYDYILDCMDDLPIKTSLAIKCQNFAYGKFISSMGSAKRLNPKHIQVRSVWESYGDKFGRKFRDFLKKRRFKGDFKVVFSPEVPHCIELGSFNAVTASFGLQIASEVVQDIIKNERQ; encoded by the coding sequence TTGTCTGAACCCATAGATAGATTCACGCGCATAAGGTGGTTGTTTAAAAACGATTTTGAAAAAATCCGCCAACAAAGGGTTTTAATCTGTGGCGTTGGGGGTGTTGGGGGCTTTGTGCTAGACGCTTTGTATCGTGTGGGGATAGGGCAAATCACTATCATTGATAAAGATGTGTTTGATGTTACCAATCAAAACCGCCAGATTGGATCAGAAAGGATAGGAGAATCTAAAGTGTTGGTGTTGCAAGATCTCTATAAGGGCATTCAAGCTTTGAATTGTCGCATAGATGAAGCGTTTTTAAATTCATTTAATTTTAGAGATTATGATTACATTTTAGATTGCATGGACGATTTGCCTATTAAAACAAGCTTAGCAATAAAATGCCAGAATTTCGCTTACGGGAAATTTATCAGCTCTATGGGGAGCGCGAAACGCTTGAACCCTAAACACATCCAAGTAAGGAGCGTTTGGGAAAGCTATGGCGATAAATTCGGGCGTAAATTTAGGGATTTTTTAAAAAAACGCCGTTTTAAAGGGGATTTTAAAGTGGTTTTTAGCCCTGAAGTCCCGCATTGCATAGAGCTTGGGAGTTTTAATGCGGTTACGGCGAGTTTTGGCTTGCAAATAGCGAGTGAAGTCGTGCAAGACATTATCAAAAATGAAAGGCAATGA
- a CDS encoding carbon-nitrogen hydrolase translates to MICASVLQHAYCGSRKKTIEHTANLLEQALKKHPKTNLVVLQELNPYSYFCQSENPKFFDLGEYFEEDKAFFSALAQKFQVVLIASLFEKRAKGLYHNSAVVFEKDGSIAGVYRKMHIPDDPGFYEKFYFTPGDLGFEPIVTSVGKLGLMVCWDQWYPEAARIMALKGAEILIYPSAIGFLEEDSNEEKKRQQNAWETIQRGHAIANGLPLIATNRVGVELDPSGAIKGGITFFGSSFVVGALGEFLAKASDKEEILYAEIDLERTEEVRRMWPFLRDRRIDFYNDLLKRYI, encoded by the coding sequence ATGATTTGTGCGAGCGTCCTCCAGCATGCTTATTGCGGCTCTAGAAAAAAAACCATAGAGCATACAGCCAACCTGCTTGAACAAGCGCTAAAAAAACACCCTAAGACCAATTTGGTGGTGTTGCAAGAATTGAACCCTTATAGTTATTTTTGCCAGAGCGAAAACCCTAAATTTTTTGATTTGGGCGAATATTTTGAAGAAGATAAGGCTTTTTTTAGTGCTTTAGCTCAAAAATTTCAAGTGGTGCTTATCGCTTCTTTGTTTGAAAAGCGTGCTAAAGGATTGTATCACAATAGCGCGGTTGTGTTTGAAAAAGATGGTTCAATCGCTGGAGTGTATCGCAAAATGCACATTCCTGATGACCCAGGGTTTTATGAAAAATTTTATTTCACGCCGGGGGATTTGGGCTTTGAGCCTATTGTTACAAGCGTGGGCAAATTAGGGCTTATGGTGTGCTGGGATCAGTGGTATCCTGAAGCAGCAAGGATCATGGCTTTAAAAGGGGCAGAAATTTTAATCTATCCTAGCGCGATAGGGTTTTTAGAAGAAGATTCTAACGAAGAAAAAAAGCGTCAGCAAAACGCATGGGAGACGATCCAAAGAGGGCATGCGATCGCTAATGGCTTGCCTTTGATTGCGACTAACAGAGTGGGCGTAGAGTTAGATCCTAGTGGGGCGATTAAGGGGGGCATTACTTTTTTTGGCTCTAGTTTTGTGGTGGGGGCTTTAGGCGAATTTTTGGCTAAAGCGAGCGATAAAGAAGAGATTTTATATGCGGAAATTGATTTAGAACGCACCGAAGAAGTGCGCCGAATGTGGCCGTTTTTAAGAGACAGACGCATTGATTTTTATAACGATTTGTTGAAACGCTATATCTAG